Below is a window of Leifsonia sp. NPDC080035 DNA.
CGCGGCCCACGACGCGACCGTGCGGCGGTCGGTGTCGCTCAGGCTCTGTGAAGACGTCACCCCTCCACCGTCCCACAGTTCACGCCGCGGCGGCCGGGAGCGCGGCCAGATACTCCCTCCACGTGCCCGTGCCCCTGGTCGCTTCCGGACCCGCGAGGTTCGCCTCCGACCGGTAGGCGTGCCCGACCGCGCCCGGCACGGCGATGCGCAGGTGCGGGCGCCGCCGGCCGGGCAGGTCGTCGATGAGCGTCTCGAGCGGGAGCACCTCCGGACCGGCGAGGTCGGCGACGAGACCCTGCGGCGGCCCCACCGTCAGCTCCGCGAGCCGGGCGGCCACATCCTGGACCGCCACCGGTTCCAGCCGCACGTCCTTCAGCACGGGCACCACCGGCAGCTTGGCGATCCCGCGGACCATCCCGTGCGCGAACTCGTGGAACTGCGCCGCCCGCAGCACCGTCCACGGCACGCCGGAGTCGGCGAGGATGCGCTCGGACTCCGCCTTGCGCCGGAAGTAGCCGATCGGCACCGCGTCCGCCCCGATCACCGAGATCAGCAGCAGGTGGCCGACCCCGGCGGCGCGGGCGGCCTCGGCGACATTGCGGGTGGCGACGTCGTCGCCCTTCGGCCCGCCGGCCAGGTGCAGCACGACGTCCATCCCTTCCATCGCCTCCGCGAGGCCGTCGCCCGCCACGGTGTCGCCCCCGGCGTACTCGACGCCGTCCGCGGCGGTGCGCGGGTGACGGGTGA
It encodes the following:
- a CDS encoding NAD(P)H-binding protein, whose translation is MSSTVLVTGGTGNLGRHTVPLLSARGCGVRILTRHPRTAADGVEYAGGDTVAGDGLAEAMEGMDVVLHLAGGPKGDDVATRNVAEAARAAGVGHLLLISVIGADAVPIGYFRRKAESERILADSGVPWTVLRAAQFHEFAHGMVRGIAKLPVVPVLKDVRLEPVAVQDVAARLAELTVGPPQGLVADLAGPEVLPLETLIDDLPGRRRPHLRIAVPGAVGHAYRSEANLAGPEATRGTGTWREYLAALPAAAA